A region from the Bacteroidota bacterium genome encodes:
- a CDS encoding sodium ion-translocating decarboxylase subunit beta, with translation MDGIYKFLSLTGFANVTPGHLIMITIGIIFIYLAIKKEYEPLLLIPIGFGIIIGNIPFLEGANLQVGIYEQGSVLNYLYFGVLKGIYPPLIFLGIGAMTDFSTLLSNPRLILLGAAAQIGIFAALMGALALGFTPEEAASIGIIGGADGPTAIFLASRLAPELIGAIAISAYSYMALVPLIQPPIMRLLTTNKERVIRMKPPRSVSKLEKVMFPIVGILLTCFISPSALPLLGMLFFGNLLKESGVTKRLAETAARPLIDIVTILIGVTVGASTQATTFLTAKSILIFGMGALSFIVATAGGVGFAKIMNLFLKPENHINPLIGNAGVSAVPDSARVSQQVGLEYDPKNHLLMHAMAPNVAGVIGSAVAAGILLGLLM, from the coding sequence ATGGATGGCATTTACAAATTTCTGAGTCTGACCGGGTTCGCCAATGTGACTCCCGGTCACCTGATTATGATCACCATCGGGATCATTTTCATTTATCTGGCTATCAAGAAGGAGTATGAACCTTTGCTGCTGATTCCCATCGGATTCGGAATCATCATCGGGAACATCCCTTTTCTTGAAGGCGCGAATCTGCAAGTTGGGATCTACGAGCAGGGAAGTGTGCTGAACTACCTGTATTTCGGTGTGCTTAAGGGAATCTACCCTCCCCTGATCTTTCTGGGGATCGGGGCGATGACCGATTTCTCTACCTTGCTGTCAAATCCAAGGCTGATCTTGCTGGGTGCTGCTGCACAGATCGGAATTTTTGCGGCGCTGATGGGGGCATTGGCCCTTGGTTTTACCCCCGAAGAAGCTGCGTCCATCGGCATCATCGGTGGTGCTGATGGGCCAACCGCCATTTTTCTTGCCTCACGCCTTGCCCCAGAATTAATCGGTGCAATTGCTATTTCTGCTTATTCCTACATGGCCTTGGTACCGTTGATTCAACCTCCCATCATGCGGCTTCTGACGACAAATAAGGAACGTGTGATCCGGATGAAACCACCCCGTTCGGTATCGAAACTCGAAAAAGTCATGTTCCCTATTGTTGGAATCCTTCTGACCTGTTTCATTTCGCCATCTGCACTCCCACTGCTTGGTATGCTCTTTTTCGGAAACCTGCTAAAAGAAAGTGGAGTTACCAAACGATTGGCAGAAACAGCCGCACGTCCATTGATCGATATTGTCACCATTCTGATCGGAGTGACGGTTGGTGCTTCGACACAGGCTACCACCTTCCTGACTGCCAAATCCATACTGATTTTCGGCATGGGAGCATTGTCTTTCATTGTGGCAACGGCAGGGGGAGTCGGTTTTGCGAAAATCATGAATCTTTTTCTGAAACCGGAAAATCATATCAATCCCTTAATAGGAAATGCCGGAGTGTCTGCTGTGCCAGATAGTGCCCGTGTGTCACAACAGGTGGGTCTTGAGTATGATCCCAAAAATCACCTGCTCATGCATGCCATGGCACCGAACGTGGCAGGTGTGATCGGTTCGGCAGTGGCCGCAGGTATCTTGCTTGGTCTGCTGATGTAA
- a CDS encoding OadG family protein: MTDSLLTDTLQTAAQVADTTLINKAQEFHVSFDLSRLTDVNIHGNGNSIMFLIVGMGVVFLALFLLYLIFEGIGKGLAWINLIRTKTKKERAGVKSTDLDVSGEVNAAIAMALHLHLNEIHDEENLVLTIRKVARTYSPWNSKIYNLRQLPQKQTYRRQ; the protein is encoded by the coding sequence ATGACTGACTCACTTTTAACGGATACCCTGCAGACGGCCGCACAAGTGGCCGATACCACCCTGATTAATAAGGCGCAGGAGTTTCATGTTTCTTTCGATCTGTCCCGGTTGACGGATGTCAATATCCATGGCAATGGCAATTCCATTATGTTCCTTATAGTTGGCATGGGTGTTGTGTTTCTGGCTCTTTTCCTTCTCTATCTGATTTTTGAAGGAATCGGAAAAGGACTTGCCTGGATTAATTTGATCCGGACCAAAACTAAAAAGGAGCGGGCTGGCGTAAAATCGACTGACCTGGATGTTTCAGGCGAGGTGAATGCCGCCATTGCCATGGCCCTGCATCTGCACCTGAACGAGATTCATGATGAAGAAAATCTGGTTCTCACCATCAGAAAAGTGGCCCGGACCTATTCACCATGGAATTCGAAAATTTATAACCTGAGGCAATTGCCGCAAAAACAAACGTACAGGAGACAATGA
- a CDS encoding sodium ion-translocating decarboxylase subunit beta produces MFENFTRFIDGMGFWMLEPGQILMLGVASLLIWLAIYKGFEPLLLLPIGLGAFLTNLPGNGLLTAPVGEHGIGGLYYYLSKGIELEIFPPLIFLGIGAMTDFGPLLARPATFLIGAGAQFGVFFALFAAVLLGFNLQEAAAIGIIGGADGPTAIYLTLKLAPHLLGPIAVAAYSYMALVPLIQPPIMRWMTTDKERMVVMETAKPVSKKIKIIFPLAVTVVGVFIVPPAAPLLAMLMGGNLMRESGVVERLTNMAQNELINIVTFFLGTCVGLTMAADAFLQIETLKIIGLGVVAFGMSTVGGLAIGKLMYKASGGKINPLIGSAGVSAVPMAARVSHNVGQEYNPNNYLLMHAMGPNVAGVVGTAIAAGILLAILGK; encoded by the coding sequence ATGTTTGAAAATTTCACCCGTTTCATCGATGGAATGGGGTTCTGGATGCTGGAACCTGGCCAGATTCTGATGCTGGGGGTTGCTTCCCTGCTCATCTGGCTGGCGATTTATAAGGGATTCGAACCCCTGTTGCTCCTTCCTATCGGATTGGGAGCCTTTCTGACCAACCTTCCCGGTAACGGGCTGCTGACTGCACCTGTCGGTGAACATGGCATTGGTGGATTGTATTATTACCTGTCAAAGGGTATTGAACTGGAAATCTTCCCACCACTGATTTTTCTTGGTATCGGGGCCATGACCGATTTTGGTCCGTTACTGGCACGTCCTGCAACCTTTCTGATTGGAGCTGGTGCACAGTTCGGGGTGTTTTTTGCGTTGTTTGCAGCCGTTTTGCTTGGATTCAACCTCCAGGAAGCCGCAGCGATCGGGATCATTGGCGGTGCAGATGGTCCGACTGCCATCTACCTGACCTTAAAATTGGCACCTCACTTGTTGGGTCCGATTGCCGTTGCGGCCTATTCCTACATGGCACTGGTTCCCTTGATTCAGCCCCCGATCATGCGTTGGATGACAACCGATAAAGAACGGATGGTAGTCATGGAAACGGCTAAACCGGTTTCGAAAAAGATCAAAATCATTTTTCCGCTTGCAGTGACCGTCGTCGGTGTTTTTATTGTACCGCCAGCCGCACCGCTGCTTGCCATGCTAATGGGGGGGAACCTGATGAGGGAAAGTGGTGTGGTGGAACGGCTGACCAATATGGCCCAGAATGAATTGATTAACATTGTCACCTTCTTCCTGGGAACCTGTGTGGGACTCACCATGGCCGCTGACGCGTTTCTTCAAATAGAAACTCTTAAAATCATTGGACTGGGTGTGGTTGCCTTTGGTATGTCTACTGTAGGGGGGCTTGCTATCGGTAAGCTCATGTATAAGGCCTCGGGTGGAAAAATCAATCCGCTTATTGGGTCGGCCGGTGTGTCGGCTGTTCCAATGGCGGCTCGTGTGTCCCACAACGTGGGTCAGGAATACAACCCGAACAACTATCTGCTCATGCATGCCATGGGTCCGAATGTGGCAGGTGTGGTGGGTACGGCCATTGCTGCCGGTATTCTGCTCGCCATCCTTGGTAAATAA
- a CDS encoding OadG family protein codes for MSEKLIEALLLMVVGMAGVFASLLLLAAMIFGFRWWDETSNARKIRKYATKLAEEPAQQDELNDELIAVLSAAVESTFGKGIVIRRIALFGKPGSNAWKSHGRQTIMSSHTINQRK; via the coding sequence ATGTCTGAAAAACTGATTGAAGCATTACTATTGATGGTGGTCGGGATGGCTGGTGTGTTTGCCTCCCTGCTTTTGCTGGCTGCCATGATTTTTGGGTTCCGTTGGTGGGATGAAACCTCCAATGCCAGAAAAATCAGGAAATACGCCACCAAACTGGCAGAGGAGCCAGCCCAGCAAGATGAACTCAATGATGAACTCATTGCGGTCCTCTCTGCTGCAGTGGAATCTACCTTTGGAAAGGGAATTGTGATTCGCAGGATTGCCCTGTTCGGAAAACCGGGTTCCAATGCCTGGAAATCGCATGGTCGCCAAACCATAATGAGTTCGCACACTATAAATCAAAGGAAATGA
- a CDS encoding acyl-CoA carboxylase subunit beta — translation MKSVNEKIKQLRDKTDRLLSGGGPDKTKAQHDAGKMTARERLHLLYDNGFYDELFRFVEHRAVNFGLAGKPIPADGVVTGLGAIGQRLVYSSSQDFTVMGGSVGEMHAWKICEVMDMALKAGAPYISINDSGGARIQEGVDSLKGYGRIFYYNTLLSGVVPQIAVVAGPCAGGAAYSPALMDFIVMVQGTGQMFIAGPEVIKQATGEVISAEELGGAFAQAAQSGNVHFIARDDADAMEIVQKLMSYLPSNNMEDPPAYSADGLTLVEDETLNTLLPDDPRDSYDMFDVLNRVFDQGSLFEVHAHYAKNMITAFARVDGQVVGIFANQPQEKFGAIDIDASDKAARFIRFCNAFNIPLISFVDVPGYLPGVEQEFGGIIRHGAKMLFSLSAATVPKITVVVRKAYGGAYLAMMAKSLGADRVAAWPTAEIAVMGAEGAVSVLYRNEIKSAADSKAKRAELIAEYKEKFSNPYEAAAKGMVDSVIEPKYTRSYLSVSLASLRSKRELRPQKKHGLIPM, via the coding sequence ATGAAAAGTGTTAATGAAAAAATCAAACAGTTACGTGATAAAACCGACCGGCTGTTGTCAGGTGGCGGACCTGATAAAACCAAGGCGCAGCATGATGCCGGTAAAATGACCGCGCGGGAACGTCTGCATCTGCTGTATGACAACGGATTCTATGATGAATTGTTCCGGTTTGTTGAGCATCGGGCCGTTAATTTCGGATTGGCTGGAAAGCCTATTCCTGCCGATGGGGTCGTGACCGGTCTGGGAGCGATCGGTCAGAGACTGGTATATTCATCCTCCCAGGACTTCACGGTCATGGGTGGCAGCGTGGGCGAAATGCACGCCTGGAAAATCTGTGAAGTTATGGATATGGCGCTAAAGGCAGGGGCCCCCTACATCTCGATCAATGATTCAGGTGGTGCACGCATTCAGGAAGGGGTGGATTCCCTCAAAGGATATGGCCGCATTTTCTACTACAATACCTTGCTGTCCGGAGTGGTTCCTCAGATTGCAGTGGTTGCCGGACCGTGTGCAGGTGGTGCCGCCTATTCTCCTGCACTGATGGACTTTATTGTGATGGTGCAGGGAACCGGTCAGATGTTTATTGCCGGTCCTGAAGTTATTAAACAGGCCACAGGAGAGGTGATCTCTGCCGAGGAGTTGGGCGGTGCCTTTGCTCAGGCAGCTCAAAGCGGCAATGTGCACTTTATTGCACGGGATGATGCTGATGCCATGGAAATTGTCCAGAAATTGATGTCCTACCTGCCTTCCAATAACATGGAAGATCCACCCGCTTACTCTGCCGATGGTCTTACCCTTGTTGAGGATGAAACCCTGAATACACTGCTTCCCGATGATCCCCGCGACAGTTATGACATGTTCGATGTACTGAATCGTGTTTTTGATCAGGGAAGTCTGTTCGAAGTGCATGCCCACTATGCAAAAAATATGATCACAGCTTTTGCACGGGTAGATGGACAGGTGGTCGGCATTTTTGCCAATCAGCCTCAGGAAAAGTTCGGGGCCATTGACATCGATGCGTCCGATAAAGCGGCCCGGTTCATCCGCTTCTGCAATGCCTTCAACATTCCGCTGATCAGTTTTGTCGATGTCCCGGGATATCTGCCGGGAGTTGAACAGGAGTTTGGCGGAATTATCCGGCACGGAGCAAAGATGTTGTTCAGTTTGTCGGCTGCCACTGTTCCAAAAATTACCGTCGTCGTCAGAAAAGCCTACGGAGGCGCCTACCTGGCCATGATGGCCAAATCCCTCGGCGCCGACCGTGTTGCGGCCTGGCCCACCGCAGAAATCGCGGTTATGGGTGCTGAAGGTGCGGTGTCGGTTCTGTACCGCAACGAGATCAAGTCGGCTGCTGATTCCAAGGCCAAGCGGGCCGAACTGATTGCCGAGTATAAAGAAAAATTCTCAAACCCCTACGAAGCGGCCGCCAAGGGAATGGTAGATTCGGTGATCGAACCGAAATATACCCGGTCCTACCTGAGTGTATCCCTGGCCAGTCTTCGCAGTAAACGTGAACTCAGACCTCAGAAAAAGCACGGTCTGATCCCGATGTAA
- a CDS encoding FecR domain-containing protein, giving the protein MKKTTILAGSAFLAVSLFSGFYMGSEKEVAVITRIYSDVKVKTEKGDWQEAKKASWLANGDNLRTGEKATAVLKFKDGSVLRIRPNSELAVYADRAGTKIDKQVQIDVGAVGFDVRKRKEESFSFSSPTSVASIRGTDGGYSIDDNFDMLFVNSGLASLTNKANNQSVEVGSGQVGALDKKGGVLDKRTMTDADKQKLTGLQSDADGAVKTLKIDVEMPDGSKKSLEIEIEE; this is encoded by the coding sequence ATGAAAAAAACAACCATACTTGCAGGTAGCGCTTTCCTGGCTGTATCCCTGTTCAGCGGATTTTACATGGGATCGGAAAAGGAAGTAGCGGTAATTACCCGTATCTATTCTGATGTGAAAGTCAAAACAGAAAAAGGCGACTGGCAGGAAGCAAAGAAGGCCTCCTGGCTTGCCAATGGGGATAATCTGAGAACCGGTGAAAAAGCCACTGCTGTTCTCAAATTTAAAGATGGATCGGTTCTTCGTATCCGTCCGAACAGCGAACTGGCAGTTTACGCAGACCGTGCCGGGACCAAAATCGATAAACAGGTTCAGATCGATGTGGGTGCTGTCGGATTTGATGTCCGGAAACGGAAAGAAGAATCATTCAGCTTCAGTTCTCCAACCTCGGTCGCTTCCATCCGTGGAACCGATGGCGGTTATTCCATCGATGACAACTTTGATATGCTGTTCGTAAACTCGGGTCTGGCCTCCCTTACCAACAAAGCAAACAACCAATCGGTGGAAGTTGGCTCCGGTCAGGTGGGTGCTCTTGATAAAAAGGGTGGCGTTCTCGATAAACGAACCATGACAGACGCCGATAAACAGAAGCTCACCGGTCTTCAGTCTGATGCTGATGGCGCTGTGAAAACCCTCAAGATTGATGTTGAAATGCCAGACGGCTCGAAAAAAAGTCTTGAGATTGAGATCGAAGAATAA
- a CDS encoding acyl-CoA carboxylase subunit beta, with protein sequence MTIQDRIKELLELRKQARLGGGEKRIEAQHSKGKLTARERIDLLLDEGSFEEFDMFVSHRETDFGLEKQQFLTDGVVTGYGTIDGRMVYVFAQDFTVFGGSLSEMFASKICKVMDKAMKTGAPVVGLNDSGGARIQEGVKSLAGYADVFQRNIMASGVIPQISAIFGPCAGGAVYSPALTDFIIMSKGTSYMFLTGPKVVKTVTGEDVNEEELGGASIHSTKSGVCHFAVDEEKEGILLIRKLLSYLPQNCLEEAPFVPTEDPIDRLDDHLNDIIPDNPSKPYDVKDVIHSIADNAEFLEVHENYAPNIVTGFARFNGTSVGIVANQPKYLAGVLDNNASRKGARFVRFCDAFNIPLVTLVDVPGFLPGTAQEYGGIILHGAKLLFAYGEATVPKVTVILRKAYGGAYDVMSSKHLRGDINYAWPMAEIAVMGPKGASEILYQKEMASITDPQEKAEFLSKKEEEYRDKFATPYVAARLGYIDDIIEPRNTRFRVIRALQSLATKKDSTPPKKHANIPL encoded by the coding sequence ATGACGATACAAGACCGGATTAAAGAATTATTAGAGCTCCGTAAACAAGCCCGTCTCGGTGGCGGCGAAAAACGGATCGAAGCTCAGCATTCCAAAGGCAAACTGACTGCACGGGAACGGATTGATCTTCTGCTGGATGAAGGCAGTTTTGAAGAATTTGACATGTTCGTCTCGCATCGAGAGACCGACTTTGGCCTGGAAAAACAACAATTTCTGACCGATGGTGTGGTGACCGGTTATGGAACCATTGATGGTCGGATGGTTTATGTCTTTGCGCAGGATTTTACCGTTTTTGGCGGATCCCTTTCAGAAATGTTTGCATCGAAAATCTGTAAAGTGATGGATAAAGCCATGAAAACCGGAGCTCCGGTTGTGGGGCTTAACGATTCAGGCGGCGCCCGCATTCAGGAAGGGGTAAAAAGTCTGGCAGGGTATGCCGATGTGTTTCAGCGGAACATCATGGCTTCTGGTGTGATTCCGCAAATTTCTGCAATCTTCGGTCCCTGCGCCGGTGGTGCCGTGTATTCACCGGCCCTGACCGATTTCATCATCATGTCCAAAGGCACCAGCTACATGTTCCTCACCGGACCGAAGGTGGTGAAAACGGTAACAGGTGAGGATGTGAATGAGGAAGAATTGGGCGGCGCCAGTATTCATTCCACCAAATCGGGGGTCTGTCACTTTGCGGTGGATGAGGAAAAAGAAGGGATCCTTCTCATCAGAAAACTGCTGTCCTATCTGCCGCAAAACTGTCTGGAAGAAGCCCCGTTTGTACCGACCGAAGACCCTATTGACCGGCTCGATGACCATCTGAATGACATTATTCCAGATAATCCCAGCAAACCCTATGATGTGAAAGATGTGATTCACTCCATCGCAGACAATGCAGAGTTTCTGGAAGTTCATGAAAACTATGCCCCGAATATTGTAACCGGATTCGCACGCTTTAACGGAACCTCGGTCGGTATCGTTGCCAATCAGCCAAAGTACCTGGCCGGTGTGCTCGATAACAATGCCAGTCGCAAGGGTGCAAGATTTGTGCGGTTCTGCGATGCTTTTAACATTCCGCTGGTAACTCTGGTCGATGTTCCCGGCTTTCTTCCCGGAACGGCACAGGAATATGGCGGAATCATTCTGCATGGCGCAAAGCTGCTTTTTGCATATGGCGAAGCCACTGTTCCCAAAGTAACGGTTATTCTTCGTAAGGCGTATGGCGGTGCATATGATGTGATGAGTTCCAAACATCTGCGCGGTGATATCAATTATGCATGGCCGATGGCAGAAATCGCGGTCATGGGTCCAAAAGGGGCATCCGAAATCCTCTACCAGAAGGAAATGGCTTCGATAACCGATCCGCAGGAGAAGGCCGAATTTCTTTCTAAAAAGGAAGAGGAGTACCGCGATAAATTTGCCACTCCGTATGTGGCAGCCCGGTTGGGTTACATCGATGATATCATCGAACCCCGCAACACCCGGTTCCGCGTCATCAGGGCCTTGCAGTCACTTGCCACCAAGAAGGACAGCACGCCTCCCAAGAAACATGCAAACATTCCGCTGTAA
- a CDS encoding acetyl-CoA carboxylase biotin carboxyl carrier protein subunit has translation MKTFKFTINGNHYEVDIQSVEGNTAQVEVNGTSYTVEIDKAVKQVKTPVLVRKDAVPSTDIDKATTKTAKPTEKKGTGAVKSPLPGTILEIDCRVGDAVKIGTKLLVIEAMKMENTINSDKAGVVKAIHVGKGDSVLEGDLLIEIGD, from the coding sequence ATGAAAACGTTCAAGTTTACCATCAATGGCAATCACTACGAGGTTGACATTCAATCGGTGGAAGGCAACACCGCTCAGGTTGAAGTAAACGGTACTTCCTACACAGTGGAAATTGATAAAGCTGTCAAACAGGTTAAAACCCCCGTTCTGGTCAGAAAGGATGCCGTTCCGTCCACCGATATCGATAAGGCTACCACGAAAACGGCAAAACCAACCGAGAAAAAAGGAACGGGTGCTGTCAAGTCACCCCTTCCCGGAACCATTCTTGAGATTGATTGCCGTGTAGGTGATGCAGTGAAAATTGGCACCAAGCTTCTGGTGATTGAAGCCATGAAAATGGAGAACACCATCAATTCGGATAAAGCTGGTGTGGTAAAGGCCATTCATGTTGGCAAGGGAGATTCCGTCCTTGAAGGGGATCTTCTCATCGAAATCGGAGACTGA
- a CDS encoding acetyl-CoA carboxylase biotin carboxyl carrier protein subunit translates to MKKLLITVNGKRYEVDVEVVSDDDALEAAPMYPPTAYNVNPVAGRPAPAATPSAPRPAAKPVPLSAENKTLQSPMNGVMLEIPIKEGQAVKAKDVLLVMEAMKMKTNIACPFEAVIKTIHVKVGDTIEAGQALVTFE, encoded by the coding sequence ATGAAAAAGTTATTGATTACTGTGAATGGAAAACGCTATGAAGTCGATGTGGAAGTTGTTTCCGATGACGACGCACTTGAAGCCGCCCCCATGTATCCTCCCACTGCTTACAACGTGAATCCGGTTGCCGGCAGACCTGCTCCTGCTGCAACGCCGTCTGCTCCAAGGCCAGCTGCCAAACCCGTTCCTCTTTCCGCTGAAAACAAAACCCTTCAGTCACCCATGAACGGTGTCATGCTGGAAATTCCGATTAAAGAGGGACAAGCAGTGAAGGCAAAAGATGTGTTACTGGTGATGGAAGCCATGAAAATGAAAACCAATATTGCCTGTCCGTTCGAAGCGGTTATTAAAACCATTCATGTCAAAGTCGGCGATACCATTGAAGCGGGCCAGGCATTGGTCACCTTCGAGTAA